The window AGACGGTGTCGACCAGCTTGGTCGGTCGCCCCTTGGCATCGGCATAGGGCTGCATATCCGCCGACACCGCATCCCCGACGCGAATCGTGCCCTTGCCCTCGACGAGGTTGAACTGAATGGGCGCGTCGTACGCCCCCACGACCTCACCCACCAGCTTCGCCAGGTCGGCAAGCGGCCCACCCAGTTTCCCGGTGTGCATCGCCAGGATCGCGTCCTTCTGCTTGGCCGACGCCTTGCTGTCAACGTATGCCGCAACCCTCCAGTTGCCCGCGAGCACGTTTCCGGGAATCTGGCAGACCAACGCCAGCGTCAACCCGCTGACATCGACGTCGTTGATGTGCCCCTTGTCGTAGTGGTAGGCCAAAAACGCATCACATGTGCCTCCGTCGGGGTCGTCTCCGACCCAGCACGGACAGGGTCCCGCGCAGGAACAGGCTTCCAGCAACCGCCCTTCGACCGCATACCCCATGCTCTCCACCTCCCGATTGGATTCGTACCTTCCGATCGTGCCCCCGATCACGCCTCCGCTTGCTTGGATCGGGTCTTGCCTGTCAATTGATCGGTCGATCAATTAATACCCAAGACGCCTTCGCCTGTCAAGTGGCAAACACACGTCTGCCTAGTGCATCAAGCCCGGCGCGGAGCGGCTCCGGAAGGGACTCGGAAGCGGGGGTGGGGCTCCCGGCCTCAGGCGGGCCGGCGGTGCGGCGCCGAGGGGGGTTCGGGCCGTTCCCTCGGCGGCTGCCTCCGCCGCGAAAGGACGGCTGGCGTGTGCGGGGGCGGGGTGGGGGTCTGCGCGCGGCCCCGGTACCGGAGGCGGTGGGCCGCGTTCCGGAGCCGGGCGTCGGTTACCTCGTAATACACCTGCGTGGTCGCCGGGTTGGCGTG of the bacterium genome contains:
- a CDS encoding DUF1326 domain-containing protein: MGYAVEGRLLEACSCAGPCPCWVGDDPDGGTCDAFLAYHYDKGHINDVDVSGLTLALVCQIPGNVLAGNWRVAAYVDSKASAKQKDAILAMHTGKLGGPLADLAKLVGEVVGAYDAPIQFNLVEGKGTIRVGDAVSADMQPYADAKGRPTKLVDTVFSTIPGSPAFVGKATAHRVNIPQHKMAWEFTNRNAVLGNFRFEG